The Desulfobacteraceae bacterium genome has a window encoding:
- a CDS encoding dihydroorotate dehydrogenase-like protein — translation MDLTTTYLGLKLASPIIAGSSGLTSSADKVEKLAKNGAGAVVLKSIFEEEIAYELDDILKEAEAAGVNLDQFDYYDFHLKGKKLDHYITLIQECKKRVSIPVIASINCVYSHEWSAFARRIEQAGADAIELNMFFLPSDFTRSSQEQESAYFATVDKILKTVSVPVALKISYYFSNLGPMIQKLSRTGVAGLVLFNRFFSPDIDIDNFKIKPSFVFSTPAELAISLRWIAIMAQKVDCDLAASTGVHDGPALIKQLLAGATAVQVVSSLYRKGPDYIQSLTESLKSWMSVHGFEKIADFRGKMSQDAATNPAVYERVQFMRYFGGEDEKEIAQ, via the coding sequence ATGGATTTGACGACCACCTATTTGGGCCTGAAGCTCGCCAGCCCCATCATCGCCGGCAGCTCGGGGTTGACCAGTTCCGCCGACAAGGTTGAAAAACTCGCCAAAAACGGTGCCGGCGCCGTGGTTTTAAAGTCGATTTTCGAGGAAGAGATCGCCTATGAACTGGACGATATTCTCAAGGAGGCCGAGGCGGCCGGCGTCAACCTGGACCAGTTCGACTATTATGACTTCCATTTGAAGGGAAAGAAGCTGGACCATTACATCACCCTGATCCAGGAGTGCAAAAAGAGAGTCTCGATCCCGGTGATCGCCAGCATCAACTGCGTCTACTCCCATGAGTGGAGCGCCTTTGCCCGCCGGATCGAGCAAGCCGGCGCGGATGCCATCGAATTGAACATGTTTTTCCTGCCGTCTGACTTTACCCGCTCCAGCCAGGAGCAGGAAAGCGCCTATTTTGCGACTGTCGACAAGATTCTGAAGACCGTCTCCGTCCCGGTGGCGCTCAAGATCAGCTACTATTTCTCGAACCTCGGGCCGATGATTCAAAAACTGTCCCGCACCGGGGTGGCCGGCCTGGTGCTGTTCAACCGCTTCTTCAGCCCGGACATCGACATCGACAACTTCAAGATCAAGCCCTCTTTCGTTTTCAGCACCCCAGCCGAACTGGCCATTTCGCTGCGCTGGATCGCCATCATGGCCCAAAAGGTCGACTGCGACCTGGCCGCCTCCACCGGCGTGCATGACGGCCCGGCGCTCATCAAGCAGCTGCTGGCCGGCGCCACCGCGGTCCAGGTGGTGTCCAGCCTCTACCGCAAGGGCCCCGATTATATCCAGTCCCTGACCGAGAGCCTTAAAAGCTGGATGAGCGTTCACGGCTTCGAGAAGATCGCGGATTTTCGCGGTAAGATGAGCCAGGACGCGGCGACCAACCCCGCCGTCTACGAGCGGGTTCAGTTCATGCGCTATTTCGGGGGGGAGGACGAAAAGGAAATCGCGCAGTAG
- a CDS encoding DUF488 domain-containing protein, with amino-acid sequence MQIQTKRVYQAAEKEDGVRVLVDRVWPRGMTRERLQADLWLKDAAPSTALRKWFGHDPARWEVFKRRFFAELDGRPAVIAQLRDLAAKEKLTLLFAARDTRHNQAVALSEYLFGPPRKNGAPVGPPITPK; translated from the coding sequence ATGCAGATCCAAACCAAACGGGTCTACCAGGCGGCCGAAAAAGAGGACGGCGTTCGCGTGCTGGTCGACCGGGTCTGGCCCCGGGGCATGACCCGGGAGCGCCTGCAAGCGGATTTGTGGCTGAAGGATGCGGCGCCGAGCACGGCGCTTCGAAAATGGTTCGGCCATGACCCCGCCCGTTGGGAGGTGTTCAAGCGCCGCTTTTTCGCGGAGCTTGACGGCCGGCCCGCGGTCATCGCGCAGCTTCGCGACCTCGCGGCAAAGGAAAAACTTACCCTGCTCTTTGCCGCCCGGGATACCCGCCACAACCAGGCCGTTGCCTTGAGCGAGTATCTCTTTGGGCCGCCCCGAAAGAATGGGGCCCCGGTGGGGCCGCCAATCACGCCAAAATAA
- a CDS encoding hemerythrin domain-containing protein produces the protein MKATDELQQEHQGIELMLRVLKAVSARFGGREPPPAPHVDGIVEFLTIFVDKCHHGKEEEFLFPALEAAGVPREAGPIGVMLREHRQGRQLVVQLREFLGQYRSGKKEAAVGIQQTIQEYVDLLSRHIVKENSVLFPMADDRLDVRADVELFEAFQRLERERVGPGKHEAFQALLEELRDAYLK, from the coding sequence ATGAAAGCGACCGACGAACTGCAACAAGAACATCAGGGAATTGAACTCATGCTGCGGGTTTTGAAGGCCGTGTCAGCCAGATTCGGGGGCAGGGAGCCCCCGCCAGCCCCGCATGTCGATGGCATCGTTGAATTTTTAACGATTTTTGTGGACAAATGCCATCATGGCAAGGAGGAGGAATTCCTGTTTCCGGCTCTGGAAGCGGCCGGCGTTCCGAGGGAGGCAGGGCCCATCGGGGTGATGCTGCGCGAGCACCGGCAGGGCCGCCAGCTGGTGGTGCAACTTCGGGAATTCCTGGGGCAATACCGGTCCGGGAAAAAAGAGGCGGCCGTCGGGATTCAGCAAACCATCCAGGAATACGTGGACCTGCTCAGTCGGCACATCGTCAAGGAAAACTCCGTCCTTTTCCCGATGGCGGATGACAGACTGGACGTGAGGGCCGACGTCGAGCTTTTCGAGGCCTTTCAAAGGCTTGAACGCGAACGTGTCGGTCCCGGGAAACACGAGGCGTTTCAGGCGCTTTTGGAAGAGTTGCGCGACGCATACTTGAAATGA
- a CDS encoding ferredoxin: MGKKVVIETEECIGCESCVELCPEVFGFDEDAEKAHVIMEEGGSEECIEEAIETCPVECIHWE, from the coding sequence ATGGGCAAAAAAGTGGTTATTGAAACGGAAGAGTGCATCGGGTGCGAAAGCTGCGTCGAACTTTGCCCGGAGGTCTTCGGCTTTGACGAGGACGCCGAAAAGGCCCATGTGATCATGGAGGAGGGGGGCTCCGAGGAGTGCATCGAGGAGGCCATCGAAACCTGCCCGGTGGAATGTATTCACTGGGAATAA
- a CDS encoding cyclic nucleotide-binding domain-containing protein, whose translation MQLSACAVEIFQQFEFLAGLSPEQGEDALRRGRRRECRAGEPLFSQGDPADCCYLVIAGRFKLSKVHEQGRH comes from the coding sequence ATGCAGTTGAGCGCTTGTGCGGTTGAGATTTTTCAGCAGTTCGAATTTCTGGCCGGGTTGAGCCCGGAACAGGGTGAGGACGCGCTGCGTCGCGGGCGCCGCCGCGAGTGCCGTGCCGGAGAACCCCTTTTTTCCCAGGGTGATCCGGCCGACTGCTGCTACCTGGTGATCGCGGGCCGCTTCAAGCTGAGCAAGGTGCACGAGCAGGGCAGGCATTAA
- a CDS encoding FprA family A-type flavoprotein: protein MLKRKLAEKIHWLGAVDWDRRLFDSLIPLPDGTTYNAYLIAGRDKTVLVDTVDPPMAEHLMAQLEGVPRIDFVVSQHAEQDHSGTIPRVLQRFPGAKVVCTPKAKGMLMDLLELPEEVIVTVADGETVSLGDKTLRFIHTPWVHWPETMVTYLEEDQILFSCDFYGSHIASADLFVVDQGRVYEAAKRYFAEIMMPFRNVIEKNIEKLKDLPIQTIAPSHGQIYDRPSWILAAYREWVLGPPRNLVVLPHVSMHESTRRMVDHLVSALVDQGVRVEPFSLVVTDIGKLAMALVDAGTLVVGTPTVLAGPHPLAAYAAFLANALRPKAKFLSIVGSYGWGGKTVEALAGMIPNLKVEVLTPVLCKGLPQAEALTALETLAATIAAKHREAGFA from the coding sequence ATGCTAAAAAGAAAGCTGGCGGAAAAGATTCACTGGCTGGGCGCCGTGGATTGGGACCGGCGCCTTTTCGACTCCCTCATTCCGCTGCCTGACGGCACCACCTACAACGCCTACCTGATCGCGGGCCGCGACAAGACCGTTTTGGTGGACACCGTGGATCCCCCCATGGCTGAGCACCTGATGGCCCAGCTCGAGGGGGTGCCCCGGATCGACTTCGTGGTCTCCCAGCATGCCGAACAGGACCACTCCGGGACCATCCCCCGGGTGCTGCAACGGTTTCCCGGAGCCAAGGTGGTCTGCACCCCCAAGGCCAAGGGCATGCTGATGGATCTGCTCGAACTGCCCGAAGAGGTCATCGTGACTGTAGCCGACGGGGAAACCGTGTCACTGGGCGACAAAACCCTGCGGTTCATTCACACCCCCTGGGTGCACTGGCCGGAGACCATGGTGACCTACCTGGAGGAGGACCAAATACTTTTCAGCTGCGATTTCTACGGGTCCCACATCGCCAGCGCCGATCTTTTCGTGGTCGATCAAGGGCGGGTTTACGAGGCGGCCAAACGCTATTTCGCCGAAATCATGATGCCCTTTCGCAACGTGATCGAAAAGAACATCGAGAAGCTCAAGGACTTGCCCATTCAGACCATTGCCCCGAGCCACGGCCAGATCTATGACCGCCCGTCCTGGATCCTGGCCGCCTACCGCGAGTGGGTTCTCGGGCCGCCCCGCAACCTGGTGGTGCTGCCCCATGTTTCGATGCACGAGAGCACCCGGCGGATGGTGGATCACCTCGTCTCGGCGCTGGTGGACCAGGGTGTGCGGGTGGAGCCCTTCAGCCTCGTGGTGACCGATATCGGCAAGCTGGCCATGGCCCTGGTGGATGCCGGCACGCTGGTCGTGGGCACCCCCACGGTCCTGGCCGGACCGCACCCGCTGGCCGCCTATGCCGCCTTTTTGGCCAACGCCCTGCGCCCCAAGGCGAAATTCCTCTCCATCGTCGGCTCCTACGGGTGGGGCGGCAAGACCGTGGAGGCCCTCGCGGGGATGATTCCCAACCTCAAGGTGGAGGTCCTGACGCCCGTTCTCTGCAAAGGCCTGCCCCAGGCCGAGGCGCTGACGGCCCTGGAGACCCTGGCCGCCACGATTGCCGCCAAACACCGGGAAGCAGGGTTTGCCTGA
- a CDS encoding calcium/sodium antiporter, whose translation MILPFFALVFGLALLVWSADLFVDGSAASARHFGMPPLLIGMVIIGFGTSAPEMVVSAFAAFHGNPGIAVGNAYGSNIANIALILGVTAVICPIAVHSRVLRQELPILTAVMALAAYQIWDGAVTRVDSLVLLSVFGGLMSWTIWKGLRQSPDALGSEVTRELESRVMPFSRAMVRLLVGLALLLASSRLLVWGAVEIAHGCGVSDLIIGLTVVALGTSLPELASSAVATRKGEHDIAIGNVLGSNLFNTLAVVGIAGVIHPITLEPEVFSRDMLVMAVLTLSLFLIGYGFRGRPGRINRYGGAGLLACYVGYTAYLAAGLLGS comes from the coding sequence ATGATTCTCCCGTTTTTCGCTCTGGTCTTTGGTCTGGCGCTTCTCGTCTGGAGCGCCGATCTTTTTGTGGACGGCTCCGCCGCCAGCGCGCGCCATTTCGGGATGCCGCCGCTCTTGATCGGGATGGTGATCATCGGCTTCGGCACCTCCGCACCCGAAATGGTGGTCTCGGCCTTCGCGGCCTTTCACGGCAACCCGGGCATCGCGGTGGGCAACGCCTACGGTTCGAACATCGCCAACATCGCCTTGATCCTGGGGGTGACGGCGGTGATCTGCCCCATAGCGGTCCATTCCCGGGTGCTGCGCCAGGAATTGCCGATCCTCACGGCCGTCATGGCCCTGGCCGCCTATCAGATCTGGGATGGCGCCGTCACCCGGGTCGATTCCCTGGTACTGCTGTCGGTATTCGGCGGGCTGATGAGCTGGACCATCTGGAAAGGGCTGCGCCAGAGCCCGGATGCCCTGGGCAGCGAGGTGACCCGGGAATTGGAGTCCCGCGTCATGCCCTTCAGCCGGGCGATGGTGCGGCTGCTGGTGGGGTTGGCGCTGCTGCTCGCCAGCTCCCGCCTCCTGGTCTGGGGGGCGGTCGAGATCGCCCACGGCTGCGGGGTGAGCGACCTGATCATCGGTCTGACCGTCGTGGCCTTGGGCACGTCGCTGCCGGAGCTGGCCTCCTCGGCGGTTGCCACCCGCAAAGGCGAGCACGACATCGCCATCGGCAACGTGCTCGGCTCCAATCTCTTCAACACCCTGGCGGTGGTGGGCATTGCCGGGGTCATTCACCCCATCACCCTGGAGCCCGAGGTGTTCTCCCGCGACATGCTGGTCATGGCGGTGCTCACCCTTTCGCTTTTTCTGATCGGCTACGGTTTCAGGGGGCGCCCCGGGCGCATCAACCGCTATGGCGGCGCGGGGCTGCTGGCCTGCTACGTGGGCTACACCGCCTACCTGGCGGCCGGCCTTCTGGGCAGCTGA